Within the Mucilaginibacter sp. CSA2-8R genome, the region TTAGCACCAACGTGAGCTATCACGTAAGTGATGCCATGGGCCCCATATTAAAAACTATAGCTGGCGTAAATACCACCGATTTAGAATTAAGCGACCTAACACTAACCCCGCAATTTAGCGCCGGAAAAACCATGATGAGTTTTAGCCTGCCCGCCAAAGGTTTGGCCGATATACAATTAACCGACACCGAAGGTAAAGCTTTATGGAAAGACAAAGCTACCACCAGCAGCTTTAACAAAACATTTACCTGGGGACTAAACGGCGTTTACTACTTGATAGTTAAGCAAAACGGCAAAACCGCTGTAAAACGTATTTTAAAAGAAGATTAATCAGCCAAAATTTCACCTAAACAAAAAAGCGTTCAGGAACTCTAAAAAGTACTGAACGCTTTTTTTATTTAACCTGATGATTACTACTTCAGCAGTTGACTAAAGTATGGGTCGGTAAAGTCATCACTGAAATGCAGAATATGAGGTAAATGCTCGAATTCGTATTTTTGATGGGTAGTGGTGAGTACTACAGCCGGCATGCCAGCATTCAGGGCAGCTTCGGCACCTTTGGGCACATCCTCAAACACCAGGCAGTTTACCGGGTCGACCTGTAAAAGTTGGGCTGCTTTTAAAAAGGTTTCGGGGTGTGGTTTGCTCAACAGCACATCATCTGCGCTCACGAGGGCCTTAAAATAATGCCTGATATTTAAATTATCGAGTACAAAATCAATATTGAACGGTATGGCTGCCGAGGCTATAGCCATGGGTATAGCCAGTTGATGAGCCTGTTCTAAAAACGCTGCTAATCCGGGCAATAAAGCCAGGTGCGGCAGGTATTCTTCCTGGTAGCGCTTCTCTTTAGCGAAAGACAATTCGGTTTTTTCATCCTCGGTAAATTTAAGCGGACCGAATACGCGCTCCAGCACTTCTGGGTTTTTGCCGTACATTTGTGCTTTTACCTCGTTCCAGGTGAAATTGCCGCCTAACTCTTCGTTAAAAATACGTTGCCAGGCTTTGGTATGATAGTCCATATCATTAATCATGGTACCGTTCATATCAAAAATCAGGGCGTGCGGTATTGCTGTCATAGGCTGCAAATAGAGCAAAATTTGCTTACAGGCCAAATTATATCCGTAAAAAACAGCTTGATAAGCTACGCTTTACTTTTTATTAACTTTGATGCACTTAAACGTACATGAATCTGAATAAATTAATAGCCTCATGGCTGGGTGTTGGTTAT harbors:
- a CDS encoding HAD family phosphatase, encoding MTAIPHALIFDMNGTMINDMDYHTKAWQRIFNEELGGNFTWNEVKAQMYGKNPEVLERVFGPLKFTEDEKTELSFAKEKRYQEEYLPHLALLPGLAAFLEQAHQLAIPMAIASAAIPFNIDFVLDNLNIRHYFKALVSADDVLLSKPHPETFLKAAQLLQVDPVNCLVFEDVPKGAEAALNAGMPAVVLTTTHQKYEFEHLPHILHFSDDFTDPYFSQLLK